GAGCCGGTAATTAAAAAAGACAACGCGGGCGTCGACGAAGGCAGATACCCGATGCCGCGCACTATACTCATAGGCATCAGCCTTTCCTTTTAAACCACCAACAAAATAAAATTAATATGAAAAATAGATATGCTTATTTGACTTTCCTCACCTGTTTTTTACTGGAAAGCTGCGGCTGGCTCGACGTAACGTCTGAAAGTACGATTTCCGGCAAACAATACTGGAAAACGGAAGAACAATACGAAGCATTTATGACGGGGATTCACGCGCTTTTCCGCACACATGCTTATACGTTTTTTATCCTAGGAGAAACCAGAAGCGATGTTTTCGGTGATCCCACAATCGGCGGAACCGCTTCGCAAGACCTGGAACGGCTCCCTTATAACACCCTAAGTGAAGAAGTTCCCGTAGTTACCAACTACGGAGACTTTTATGAAAATATATACCAAATCAACCTATTCATCCGGAATACGAGCGAAACAACCCTTTTATCTGTAGACAAAAAGAATTATTATTTAGGACAGGCATATGGATTGAGGGCCTATTATTATTTTCACTTACTACGCAGTTGGGGAAACGTTATAATCACTACCACCCCTGTTTATCCGACCCAGACAGTCCATTTAGCAAAAGCCGCTTCATCCGCTGCCGACGTAATGAAGCAAATCAAGGAAGACATCGACAACTCGTTAGCCTGCTTCGGAACCGATTATTCCCTATTAGGACAAAAATCTCTATGGTCTAAAGCTGCCAGCCTGATGCTACAAGCAGAAGTTCATCTGTGGAGCAGCCGGCAAATGAACGGGGGAACGTCCGATGCCGGGATAGCCAAAAAGGCTTTGACCGAAATCCGGCAGAATTGGCCTGAATTAGGCTTGATGGAACATTTTACCGATGTCTTCGCCTATGGGATGAAGGGAAACAAAGAAATAATTTTAGCTATCCGGAATAAACTAAATGAATATTCTTTATGGGACGGAGCTTTTTCCAGTACCTTCCTGCCCCCTGCCGGCGGATTAAAAACCTTTTACGATATAACGACAGGGGAGTTATTTGATATTACCAAAGAAAACAGGCTGGGACTCATGAAATTAGGTATCAGAAAAGCCCATTTAAATCATTACGACGATGCCGATAGCCGTAAATCAGGCACTTTAAAAGGTGTTTACAATAAAGATAAAAATGGAAATTTCGTTTTGGCCAGTGTTTTCATCTATAAATACCAGGGAATACAGGATGCAGGTGACACCCGCTCCATGAACGATGATTATCCGATTTACCGGTATGCTGATTTGTTACTGATGTTAGCCGAGGCAAAATCTCTATTGGGTGAAAACCCTGCAGAAGAACTGAACGCAATCCGGCAACGCGCATACGAAGAGAATTATAACGAATCCATCCACGGGTATCCGCATCAGTCCGTTGACGCCAATATCCACGAAGCGATTCTCGAAGAACGATTCAAAGAGTTTATTATGGAAGGAAAACGCTGGTACGACCTGCGACGCTTCGGCAGTCGCTATGTATTCCGATATACTTGGGCGGAAGACGGAAACGAACAAAAATTATTATGGCCTGTCGATAAAACAACTTTAACAAACAACTCGGCTTTAAAGCAAACTCCCGGATATGACTCCGCAGGGAACTAGCTTTGGTATTTTGTTTTGTTCATCCGGCAGGCCAAAAGATAAATGACAGAATCATGGATTTAGCCTTCATGCGTAAATCATTTATCTCCTATTTCCTTTTGGGACACACAAGTATCGATAGGACATCTCCCGTGCAAATCTACCCAAGGCATCCTTTTCCTATATTTATCAGTGGGAACGCAGTGAAGAATTCCCGATAAAAAACACTCTTTAGGTGCAAATATTCATCCCTGCGTTCCGGATCAGAATGGAGAATTATTAAATAATCTCTTTTTTCACTTATAAGAACCGATCTTTATCAATCTTCTTTCTCCTTATTGCTCATTTTCATTTCTATTAAAAACGCAGCGACCAATCCTAATCCTCCGACCAATAAAACAGAGGCCCCGTATATGATACTTGCAACTTCCCGGATCTGCCAAGTATTGTCATAGCCATACCGAGGAACAAAAGCCATTGCAATAATAAAACCGAGCAACAATCCCAATCCGATTCCCGCCAAAAGTAATCCCACTTTTAAAGCACTGAATGAAAATTTTATGCCGGAATAACTAGGAAGGCTGAATTTACCGTCAAAATCGGGAGTACCTAGCTTTTCTCCTAACTTTTCAATAAGAGTTAACCGTTCTTTTTTTCTAACAAACAATTCAAATAACCCGTAAATACCGAGACAAATAAAGCCAACAATTAAAGGTGCAGTAATAAAATCAAACATAGTCGTAATTTTTTAATGATTAATTATTCGTTTGCCCTATTTGACGCGAGTAATTCCAAGAGGTTACAACAAAAAGTAAAAATTTACCGATTCCTATTTTAAATGTATCATCATTTGAAGAAAGGCTCCGGATTCTTTACTTTAAAAAAGAACCGTTATCTTATCCAGGAAAAGTAGATCGAGCCCTTTTCCTCTTTTTTAGCCCCCCATTTTCGCCCCTCTATCATATCAAAATGAAAGCAATATAATAATATAAGTATCAATAAGCTCATTATTCAACTTTTCAAATAACGCATACATGAAGCAAAACCAGTCAAATAAAGTACTTTTCATTAACTCCTATTAACAAAAACGCCTCTTTAAAGCCTCTCAAAAAAACATCATGATGTTTCGGAAAGATCATCATAATGATTTTTCAAAAACATCGTGATGTTTTTTTACAAACATCACGATTCATTTTTAGCAAAATAACCATAAATATTCGATAAAAACAATAACCACACTCCTAAAATATATGCATTTTATTACCCCAACTTCTTTCAGGGTAAAAATCAGCTATACATGTTTTCAATATCTAATTAATACCAAAAAACAATTATGCAGAAAACAAACTTCCCATTTATACCTTATTATAAAATAAAACAACCATAAATATTTATAAATAGCGGAAATATGTCAAAATCCAATTTCATGAGAATGCAATATATTTAACCCTCTCGTACCTCCCTACGCTTTATCGGATTCTCAAACCAGCTTATTTGACATTTTGTCAAAGTTCTTTTTCACCATAATAAAAATGCACATATTATCATTTTGTCAAAACATGGAAATAGAATCCCCCAAAACTTATCTTTCTTATAAGGTCTTGAAGAAATAAATATTTGAAAGATCATATAAAAAATTCTTCTTTACTTTCTTTTTCCTTTTTGTAACCTTTTTCCTTAACTTGCGTCCATACTTATGAAATGGAACTTTACGACGATAGATATTATATAGAAAGGGTCAAAAAAGGAAATACCGAATGCTTTGCTTGTCTGATAGATAAGTACAGTCAACAAGTATTTACCCTCATCGTCAGGATAGTACGTAACCGGGAAGACGCGGAAGAATTGGCACAAGATGTCTTTATGAAGATCTTTCGCTCCTTGCACTCATTTAAAGGAGAAAGTAACTTTTCTACCTGGATATACCGGATTGCTTACAATACCGCAATTTCCGCTACCCGGAAAAAACAACGGGAAATTCTATCCCTAGAGGAGGATTCATTTTCTAACCTGTCTGAAGAAGTCGTTACCAATAGGCTAAACCAAACGCACAACGACGAACAATTAGCTGTTTTAGACAAAGCGTTAGAACTGCTTTCACCCGACGATCGTGCCTTGATCCATCTTTTTTATCTAAAAGAAAAAACGATAGAAGACGTATCTTCTATTACCGGTCTCACCGAATCGAATGTAAAGACCAAATTACATCGGATTCGTAAAAAATTATATGTATTATTTACTAAATTGGAGGAACAATTATGAACATTACAAATAAAAAGGACATACTCGATACACTCTTCTCCCGCCTTCCCGAAGAACCCCTGCCGAAGCAATTCCGCAGTAATCTTATGGAACAGATACAAGCCGAAGCAATTCGTATACAAAAAAGAAAAGAACGTTACGGATTAGCCGCTATTATTGTAGCTTCCTTAAGTATGATTGGGTTAGCCGTCATTATCCTATATAAGTTTTTCACTCCAGCTTCTATAGATAGCAGTATCTTTCATATTAGCTTCCATCTTGATCTTCCGAAAGTTACCTTTCCGAGTCTTTCGGATTATTCATTTGCCGCTTATATCGGTATACTTTCTCTGGTTCTGCTTGCTTTTGATTACTATTTACGCAGATTATTCAAGAAACATACACAAAAATCCTCTCCGAATGAGTTGTAAATCAGAAAAAAACATTACCTTTGCGGCACTTTTATGAGATGACAACATAATGTCTAATTCAGTAATTAAAACAAACAGATTTATTAACAATTAAAGAATGGAAAATTTAAAGAACATTGCTCCCGTTGAAGACTTCGATTGGGATGTGTACGCAAAAGGTGAAACTTATGGTGAAGTAAGTCGCGATGACTTAATACAAACCTATGACGAATCTCTCAGTACTGTAAAAGACAAAGAAGTCGTAATGGGAACCGTAACCGCAATGAACAAACGTGAAGTTGTTGTTAACATCGGTTACAAGTCAGACGGCGTTGTTCCTATGTCTGAATTCCGTTACAATCCTGATTTAAAAGTAGGCGATGAAGTAGAAGTTTACATCGAAAGTCAGGAAGACAAAAAAGGACAATTGCTCCTTTCTCACAAAAAAGCTCGTGCTACCCGTTCTTGGGATCGTGTTAACGAAGCACTTGAAAAAGACGAAATTATCAAAGGTTACATCAAATGCCGTACAAAAGGCGGTATGATCGTAGACGTATTCGGCATAGAAGCCTTCTTGCCGGGTTCTCAAATCGATGTAAAACCGATTCGCGATTATGATGTATTCGTTGGAAAAACCATGGAATTTAAGATTGTTAAAATCAATCAGGAATTCAAAAATGTGGTTGTATCCCACAAAGCTCTTATCGAAGCTGAACTTGAAGCTCAGAAGAAAGACATCATCTCTAAACTTGAAAAAGGACAAGTACTGGAAGGTACTGTTAAAAACATCACCTCTTACGGTGTGTTCATTGACCTTGGCGGCGTAGACGGTTTGATTCACATCACCGACCTTTCTTGGGGTCGCGTTTCTCATCCGGAAGAAATCGTTCAACTGGACCAGAAGATCAACGTGGTTATCTTGGATTTCGACGACGAAAAGAAACGGATTGCTCTTGGATTGAAACAACTTACTCCTCATCCTTGGGATGCTTTGGATGCCAACCTGAAAGTGGGCGATAAAGTAAAAGGTAAAGTAGTGGTTATGGCCGACTATGGTGCATTTATCGAAATTGCTCCGGGCGTAGAAGGTTTGATCCATGTTTCCGAAATGTCTTGGACTCAACACTTACGTAGTGCTCAAGACTTTATGAAAGTAGGTGACGAAATCGAAGCTGTTATTTTAACCTTGGACCGTGACGAACGTAAAATGTCACTCGGTATCAAACAATTGAAACCGGATCCATGGGAAAATATCGAAGAACGTTTCCCGGTGGGTTCTAAACATACCGCTACGGTTCGTAACTTCACCAACTTCGGTGTATTCGTAGAAATCGAAGAAGGTGTAGATGGTTTGATTCATATTTCCGATCTTTCTTGGACAAAGAAAATCAAACATCCGTCTGAATTTACCCAGATCGGTGCTCCGATTGAAGTACAGGTTTTGGAAATCGATAAAGAAAACCGTCGTTTAAGCTTAGGACATAAACAATTGGAAGAAAATCCTTGGGATGTATTTGAAACGATCTTTACAGTAGGTTCGGTACACGAAGGAACGGTTATCGAAATGTTGGATAAAGGTGCTGTAATTGCCTTGCCTTATGGTGTAGAAGGTTTTGCTACTCCTAAACATTTGGTAAAAGAAGACGGTTCACAAGCTCAAGTAGATGAAAAGCTTCAGTTCAAGGTAATCGAGTTCAATAAAGAAGCCAAAAGAATCATTCTTTCACACAGCCGCATCTTCGAAGATGAGCAAAAAGGTGCCAAGAAAGAGGCTGCTGAAAAGAAAGCTTCAACGAAACGTACTAAGAAAGAAGAAGAATCAGCAAACAATTCTTACGAAAAGACCACTTTAGGTGACATCGAAGAATTAGCTGCACTGAAAGACAAATTGTCTGGAAAATAATTTTAATTAGTACCTAAGTTTTAAGTTTTTCTTAGAACAAGAATATAAGAAGAAGGTGTTACAGAAGTAGGTTACTTTTGATACACCTTCTTCTTTATTTTTTAATTACATTCGAATCAATATGGAAACCATTGCTTATCTTATAGCTAGTTACATTTAATGGAAACCATCTCTTACCGTTAGCAGACATACGTATAAAGCAGCATCCGAAAATCCTGTCTTACATGTCAAATCCGGATAAAAGCAAAATTTAATTCACGTTTTTCTTGACAAAGGAATTGCTTTAGGGTATAAGGATTACCAATAATAAAGTTACTAAAGAACAGTTTTCACCTACACCTGTCAATCCGGAGCCCTTTCGTTTATTCCTGTCATGACGGCCGACGACCCGCCATCTCCGATCGATAAAGCCGGCTGGTGTCTATCGGAGATCCCGCGTCAAGCACGAGATGACAGGATTGTGCTAAAATAAAAGACAAGGAAAAGCAGCCTTTTTTATAATGTCTATATTTCTTATTCACTCTTAATTACTTCTGCCGGATTGATGTGGGCCGTACGCCATACCAGCCAATCAATGGTAAGCACGATGCAGGCCAGCATGCTCAGGAAGATACCGGCATACACTTCCGGCCCGATAGCCACCTGCCGGATATACTGTTCCCTCCACGGTTTCATAATGACGTAACTTATACTAAAAGCCAATGCCGAAGCAATGCCCAGCAGTACAAAGAACTCCCGGTAAAACAACAGCAATATACTACCGGTGCTTGCCCCAAGTACCTTGCGGATGGCAATCTCCTTCCTTCTTCGTTCACAGATAAGCATAGCAAGTGAATAAATACCGAACAGGGAAACAACGATGCAGACCACCGAAACAAATCCCAACATGGAAAACAAGGCCGATTCCGACTTGACATATTCCTCCAGCGTATCTTCCACCGTATAAATAGAGAAGTCGGTATCCGGAAACTTCTGGAGAATCCTCTCTTCCACCGCCTGGCAGCAAGCCTCTTTCTTTCCCGGAAGATAGCGGATGAGGCAAATTTGTTCCCCAGGTTCAGGCAGGAAGACTATCGGCTTGGTCGGTTCGGTAGGCGAGGTACTGACAAAGTCTTTTACCACACCCACTACCACGCAGGCTACTCCCCTGTCGTCTACTATCCGATGTCCTATGCCCGATGTCCAACCAAAAGCATTTCGTGCCTTTTCGTTGATGATTACTTCCTTGGCCTCTTTGCTGCTTTCGTTAAAGGTCCTTCCTTCTACAAACGGGATTCGATAAAAGGAAATGAAATCGGCTGTAGCATATTTTATTTCACATTCGGTGGAAGGATCTTCTTTTTGGCTTTTCTCTTCCGGTTTCAATTTGTTGTGCGAGGTGGAGTTAGCAGGCAGGAAGCCGGCCCGGGCCATGATTACTTCCTGTACTTCGGGAAGCTGTTTTAACTCCTGATACAGCGTTTTCGTCTCCAACGGATAGCAACCTACGGTAGCCGTATTTTGCTGGTCAATGCCTGTGTCGGCATGCAATATACTATCTACTTGTTTGTATATAACCATTGTGCAATAAATAAAGCCTATGCTGATAAACAATTGCAAAACGATGCTTACCTTACGAAAGAGATTCTTGTGGATGCCGTCCTTAGTATCCTTCAAAGACGAATAAAGTGTCTGCCTCCGGAAATACATCATCACCGGAAGCAACACCAGCAGGATGGTAGCAGCCACAATCAACACACCATAACTCAACGTTTCCATATAAATATGCCCAGTGGAATTATCTACCCCCGATAAATGTTTAAACATCGGTAAGCTCCATTCAATCAATATCAAACCTACCGTTACAGCCAAAATCAGCATGATGCCTATTTCGCACATCAGCATTAAGAAAAGATTTTGGTTAGTCGCCCCGTTGGTTTTCCTTAGGGCAAACTCTTTGCTTCGTATTTTCAGACAATTGATAAACAGGGTAAGATAGTTGAAAAGAGAACACAAAATGACCAGCAAACCTGAGAGAGCGAAAAGAAAAACATGCGAAAACTTGACACGGCTGTCTTCGTCAGGAAACGTATAATGAAGCTCTTTAATAGGAGTGAAGACTATTTTGGAAAAATCAAAGCCATCCAACTCTTCTCTTTCCCCAAACGCACGAACCTTCTGTTCAAACTTTTCCCTCTCGGCTCCTTCTTTCAAACAGATATAAGTGCGGTAGGAAAAAGTATCCCATTTGTCGGCAGCATATATCCGTAAAGGCATGATGCATTGGAACGACATGTTGGAATGCATTCCCCATCCTTCCACAAGGGCATCTACCGTTAACTGTTGATTGGAATACTGAATTGTTTTTCCGATTGCATTTTCGTTACCGAACATACGGGTTGCCAGTTCAGGCGTAATGGCAATCCCTTGTGCTTTCGATTTAATAAAATCGAGGTTTCCCTCTATCACTTTCACTGAGAAAATATCATAGAAAGATGAATCTATATAGAGAGCGAAAGTATCATACAATTTATTATCCACTTTTAGCCTTATATCCCATGAGTTGAGGGCGCAAGCATCTTCTACTTCCGGCCAGGTCGATTTCAGATAAGAGGACAACAAGTAAGGGGTAACAAGACATAAGTTACCCTCCCAACGCTCGTTTGTTATCCTCACCCGGTAAATGCGGTCAGCCCCTTCATGGAAATTGTCGTAGCTCAATTCGTACCGTATCCACAGCACGGACAGGGCAAAACAGACAAAACCTATCGCCAAGCCGATGATACTGATGATATTTTGTTGCCTGTACTTCCGGATATTCCTGAATGCCGTTTTAAGATAGTGATTCATCATAACCTTTCGATTTGTTAGTTATACAGGAGAAAAACAAATAATATGCCACTCTAGTAATCAATTGAAAAATAACAACTTGACAATAAATACTTACAAATAAAAATGTGCGGATAAGCACATTGAGTGTTCGTAGCCGCACATATTAAAAAAGACTTTCTAACCAATCAGAGATTCTTCGCCCTATAGCCTACCAATGACAAAGTAACGAAAGAGCAGCCTACGCCTACTTTTATCATCCCGCGCTTGACGCGGGATCTACCCTCGTCACAAGGCGCTCTTTACGATCGGAGATGGAGGATCGTCTGCCGCCATGACAAGAGTGGACGAATGGGATCCGGAGAAGATTTGTCATTATCGATTGGTTTGCCTTGTTTAAAAGGGATGAGGACTTCAGAGGAAAATTGTATAAATCGATTCTGAGGTAGCATCCAATAAATATTCAATTACCAGAATAAAATAAGAATGGATTTGCAAATACAAACACGACACTAAACCTCATTTTATGTATACAATAAAAACTATCACATGGTCTCTTCACTTATCATTTTTTCCTTTTTTATCTCCTTTCTGACACTAATAAAAATAGCCAGGGATTTATTCACAAACCTATTATGGTGGTATCTCTAACAACAAACTCACAAGCATTAACTTTATTTAATGCAAAGCATACTATAAAATATACAATAATGCACTATAATTGCATACAAATATAGAAAGATTATGTTGACAGCATAATCCAAAACTATTTACTTCATTAAAAATATAATCACATTAATCTCTAATTGCCTATGGAAAAGCAAACTTACCTTTAATCGAAAAATTGAATAGTAAAAAGCTATTCTACTCATTCCAATGGAAAACAAGAAATATTCTAACTTAATTATTTATTCAAATGTATAATAACATGGAGAACTTATACCTACCCACAAACCATAGAAAAGGTATCCATAACATGCTGAAATTAGTATTAATTATCTTTCTGGGTATAAATAATTGGTACGGAGCCGCCGGTTATTCAAAAAATATTCTTCCGCAACAAACCGGAAAAATTGAAGTTACCGGAATAATTACAGATGAACAAGGAGAACCTCTTCCCGGAGTGAACATAGTAATTAAAGGAAGCACTACCGGGGTAATAACCAATGTCGACGGGAAATATTCAATTTATGTACCCAATAAACAAACAATATTAATATTCACCTTTATCGGATACATATCGCAAGAAATTCAGGTCAATAACCAGCGAACTCTCAACATTCAATTAAAAGAAGGCACTCAAAAAATTGAAGAAGTGGTAGTGACAGCCTTCGCCACACAAAAAAGAGTAAATGTAACAGGAGCCATTTCTACTGTAAGCGGGAAAGACCTTGTTACCAGACCAGTCGCTGATATCACATCTGCACTTATTGGTAACACTCCCGGAGTAAGCGGATTACAAGCAACCGGTGAAGCCGGACGAGCCGGTACCGATATTCGTATTCGCGGGGTAGCCACTTATGGAAATGCTACTCCTCTAGTTGTAATTGACGGAATCGAACAATCGGCGGAGCAAGCCTTTACAGAGTTAAATGCCATAGATCCTAATGAAATATTAGGCATTAGCGTACTAAAAGATGCATCTTCCACCGCAGTATATGGTATACGAGCCGCAAACGGAGTGATTATTGTGACTACTAAAAGAGGACGCATCGGAAAGCCCATAGTGAATCTTTCGTTAAATTATGGATTTACTAAAGCGACTCAATTGCAAGAAGGATTATCTTCGTATGAATGGGCTTCTATGCGTAACGAAGCAATTATGCATGAAATGAAAAGCTTTGCCGGAACCGACGGGTTAACAGCTTTTCTATTTGACGAAAACGATTTGTGGAAAATGCAAAACGACCGCGACTTCACGCCTGACGAAGTAGCTGCCATGACCCATCTGTCTGATGCGCAAAAGGCTCAATTAAATGCCAGTCCTGCTTTATATTACGGAAGCCGGGACCTATATAAAGACTTATTCGGAAAACATGGTTCCCAGTGGCAAGCGAATGTAAATGTTTCCGGCGGTACGGAACGGGTCAAATACTTTACGTCTTTCGGTTACTTCAAACAGAATAGCATTACTAATGCAGTCAACTACCACGGGGCTAACACAGGCTCAAAGTTTGAGAGATATAATTTTAGGTCCAACTTTGATATCGACATTATCAAAAACCTAAAAATATCTGTCAACTTAGCCGGACAATTCGGCACAACGCAAGGACCTGGAATCAGCGGAAACGATCCCTATGATTTAAACGGACGTTATTTTACAATGATGCAAATGATATTAGAAGGCAATCCCCTTCAATGCCCTGGTATTGTAGACGGACGTTTAATTCAGACTTTTGCCGGTTCCCGGGGATCTGCCCAAAATCCATTAAGTGCAAAAATCAATGATCAGAAAGGGGGACAGAATGCTGTTTACAATTTCCTGACTAGTGGAACGGGATATTTATATAATACTTTATTAGACAGTAATATCAAACTGGAATATGACATGTCCTCTTTCCTGAAAGGATTGAAAATACAAGGAACTGTAAGTTACCAGGACGACTACAACCGGTATGTCACTATTAAA
The genomic region above belongs to Parabacteroides pacaensis and contains:
- the nanU gene encoding SusD family outer membrane lipoprotein NanU, whose protein sequence is MKNRYAYLTFLTCFLLESCGWLDVTSESTISGKQYWKTEEQYEAFMTGIHALFRTHAYTFFILGETRSDVFGDPTIGGTASQDLERLPYNTLSEEVPVVTNYGDFYENIYQINLFIRNTSETTLLSVDKKNYYLGQAYGLRAYYYFHLLRSWGNVIITTTPVYPTQTVHLAKAASSAADVMKQIKEDIDNSLACFGTDYSLLGQKSLWSKAASLMLQAEVHLWSSRQMNGGTSDAGIAKKALTEIRQNWPELGLMEHFTDVFAYGMKGNKEIILAIRNKLNEYSLWDGAFSSTFLPPAGGLKTFYDITTGELFDITKENRLGLMKLGIRKAHLNHYDDADSRKSGTLKGVYNKDKNGNFVLASVFIYKYQGIQDAGDTRSMNDDYPIYRYADLLLMLAEAKSLLGENPAEELNAIRQRAYEENYNESIHGYPHQSVDANIHEAILEERFKEFIMEGKRWYDLRRFGSRYVFRYTWAEDGNEQKLLWPVDKTTLTNNSALKQTPGYDSAGN
- a CDS encoding DUF6249 domain-containing protein, with the translated sequence MFDFITAPLIVGFICLGIYGLFELFVRKKERLTLIEKLGEKLGTPDFDGKFSLPSYSGIKFSFSALKVGLLLAGIGLGLLLGFIIAMAFVPRYGYDNTWQIREVASIIYGASVLLVGGLGLVAAFLIEMKMSNKEKED
- a CDS encoding RNA polymerase sigma factor; translated protein: MELYDDRYYIERVKKGNTECFACLIDKYSQQVFTLIVRIVRNREDAEELAQDVFMKIFRSLHSFKGESNFSTWIYRIAYNTAISATRKKQREILSLEEDSFSNLSEEVVTNRLNQTHNDEQLAVLDKALELLSPDDRALIHLFYLKEKTIEDVSSITGLTESNVKTKLHRIRKKLYVLFTKLEEQL
- the rpsA gene encoding 30S ribosomal protein S1 is translated as MENLKNIAPVEDFDWDVYAKGETYGEVSRDDLIQTYDESLSTVKDKEVVMGTVTAMNKREVVVNIGYKSDGVVPMSEFRYNPDLKVGDEVEVYIESQEDKKGQLLLSHKKARATRSWDRVNEALEKDEIIKGYIKCRTKGGMIVDVFGIEAFLPGSQIDVKPIRDYDVFVGKTMEFKIVKINQEFKNVVVSHKALIEAELEAQKKDIISKLEKGQVLEGTVKNITSYGVFIDLGGVDGLIHITDLSWGRVSHPEEIVQLDQKINVVILDFDDEKKRIALGLKQLTPHPWDALDANLKVGDKVKGKVVVMADYGAFIEIAPGVEGLIHVSEMSWTQHLRSAQDFMKVGDEIEAVILTLDRDERKMSLGIKQLKPDPWENIEERFPVGSKHTATVRNFTNFGVFVEIEEGVDGLIHISDLSWTKKIKHPSEFTQIGAPIEVQVLEIDKENRRLSLGHKQLEENPWDVFETIFTVGSVHEGTVIEMLDKGAVIALPYGVEGFATPKHLVKEDGSQAQVDEKLQFKVIEFNKEAKRIILSHSRIFEDEQKGAKKEAAEKKASTKRTKKEEESANNSYEKTTLGDIEELAALKDKLSGK
- a CDS encoding ABC transporter permease, producing the protein MMNHYLKTAFRNIRKYRQQNIISIIGLAIGFVCFALSVLWIRYELSYDNFHEGADRIYRVRITNERWEGNLCLVTPYLLSSYLKSTWPEVEDACALNSWDIRLKVDNKLYDTFALYIDSSFYDIFSVKVIEGNLDFIKSKAQGIAITPELATRMFGNENAIGKTIQYSNQQLTVDALVEGWGMHSNMSFQCIMPLRIYAADKWDTFSYRTYICLKEGAEREKFEQKVRAFGEREELDGFDFSKIVFTPIKELHYTFPDEDSRVKFSHVFLFALSGLLVILCSLFNYLTLFINCLKIRSKEFALRKTNGATNQNLFLMLMCEIGIMLILAVTVGLILIEWSLPMFKHLSGVDNSTGHIYMETLSYGVLIVAATILLVLLPVMMYFRRQTLYSSLKDTKDGIHKNLFRKVSIVLQLFISIGFIYCTMVIYKQVDSILHADTGIDQQNTATVGCYPLETKTLYQELKQLPEVQEVIMARAGFLPANSTSHNKLKPEEKSQKEDPSTECEIKYATADFISFYRIPFVEGRTFNESSKEAKEVIINEKARNAFGWTSGIGHRIVDDRGVACVVVGVVKDFVSTSPTEPTKPIVFLPEPGEQICLIRYLPGKKEACCQAVEERILQKFPDTDFSIYTVEDTLEEYVKSESALFSMLGFVSVVCIVVSLFGIYSLAMLICERRRKEIAIRKVLGASTGSILLLFYREFFVLLGIASALAFSISYVIMKPWREQYIRQVAIGPEVYAGIFLSMLACIVLTIDWLVWRTAHINPAEVIKSE
- a CDS encoding SusC/RagA family TonB-linked outer membrane protein; the encoded protein is MENLYLPTNHRKGIHNMLKLVLIIFLGINNWYGAAGYSKNILPQQTGKIEVTGIITDEQGEPLPGVNIVIKGSTTGVITNVDGKYSIYVPNKQTILIFTFIGYISQEIQVNNQRTLNIQLKEGTQKIEEVVVTAFATQKRVNVTGAISTVSGKDLVTRPVADITSALIGNTPGVSGLQATGEAGRAGTDIRIRGVATYGNATPLVVIDGIEQSAEQAFTELNAIDPNEILGISVLKDASSTAVYGIRAANGVIIVTTKRGRIGKPIVNLSLNYGFTKATQLQEGLSSYEWASMRNEAIMHEMKSFAGTDGLTAFLFDENDLWKMQNDRDFTPDEVAAMTHLSDAQKAQLNASPALYYGSRDLYKDLFGKHGSQWQANVNVSGGTERVKYFTSFGYFKQNSITNAVNYHGANTGSKFERYNFRSNFDIDIIKNLKISVNLAGQFGTTQGPGISGNDPYDLNGRYFTMMQMILEGNPLQCPGIVDGRLIQTFAGSRGSAQNPLSAKINDQKGGQNAVYNFLTSGTGYLYNTLLDSNIKLEYDMSSFLKGLKIQGTVSYQDDYNRYVTIKPTLPTYTVQRNLEDPNKLEFFGGGLGNDSFTSKGYSNWNKLYIDAGITYAGSFNNHNISALFLGKASKYTMPNDNNHTPSGIIGLVGRVTYDYANRYMAEFNMGYNGTEQFAEGSRFGFFPAFSIGWVPTHEAFFPKNKWITFLKIRGSYGLVGNDLLGTTGRRYLYLPNTYNINQGGYWLGNSDGTSANPYYPGITEGAIGNPNITWEKAQKADIGFESSFLNDRLSFTFDWFHEKRNNILTTLGIIPNIYGVPDYAVPPANVGETKNQGYEIVLGWNDKIGEVSYFLEGHLSYAKNKIIYKAEAPNPYDWMNATGKSIGQRFGLVSDGFFNTQQELSNRPYNTFTSNKATLGDIRYKDLNGDGLIDNKDIAPIGYPNHAQYQYGIKLGFNYKGFDLSVLFNGTANGSFYLPEGFTIPYFLSGGNAWKWMYDGRWTSEKAATGKKITYPRATYNQTYSDNNFLVSDFWIISNNFFRLKNVEIGYTFPTQGHFLQMLKINSLRIYANGNNLFTFKNDLTDIGIDPETPDGSRNKYIFPLISTFNMGLKVQF